One part of the Bacteroidia bacterium genome encodes these proteins:
- the pheT gene encoding phenylalanine--tRNA ligase subunit beta — MKVSYNWLKEYIDFSYGPKELADILTMLGLEVGKYEQIGGAPNDLEGVIVGKVLSAEQHPNADRLRLCMVDLGGEEPVSIVCGAPNVAAGQKVPVATVGTTLYPFGTEDKFKIKKQKVRGEVSNGMICAEDELGIGPEHDGILVLGEEAVVGEAALGYLPIDQDFALEIDLTPNRIDGASHFGVARDIAAYMRDKSKAKLPVLKTTVDGGDKENPIPVTVLDKDKCKRYTSFYIEGVEVKESPDWIKKRLAAIGLRPINNIVDITNYVLHELGQPMHAFDADKLEGGEIIVRTLDEKTKFITLDGDERELLPDSDLLICDAKNPRCIAGTMGGLNSGVTLETKNVFLEVAYFDPGTVRKQAKRLGINSDSSFRYERGADPFMTEVAARRATDLILEVAGGKASKMADQIHADFPPFEMDLSIQKAQSIIGKEISRSEMIEILESLDIQVEEDSDQDKLHLKVPVFRVDVQREIDVIEEILRVYGYNNIDIPEKLNASLTFSQYRDDFRLRETYSNQLAANGFYEIMTNSLVSVKFGNEKAVPILNPLSEDLGIMRQSMLPGALESIQYNQNRQQEDVAFFEFGKTYKMGGDEYQERQWLALSISGKLSGPHWGGKGKASSLYSMGKEVERLQRWFSFKGKIREIEHEEFDYGLELIYDRQSILRYGKVKASLSEQFDLRNEVFYMLIDWSKLIEVYHSDVPKFAPIPQFPSIRRDISMLLGKDAQFSDIQALIQKANPKLIRSVELHDVYMGDKIESGKKSYLISIELQDDRKTLDDSTADKVMMHLYKQLERQMEVEIRR, encoded by the coding sequence ATGAAAGTATCATATAACTGGCTGAAAGAATACATTGACTTTTCCTATGGACCCAAAGAATTGGCAGATATCCTGACCATGCTTGGGCTGGAAGTCGGGAAGTACGAACAGATCGGCGGAGCCCCCAATGATCTGGAAGGTGTAATTGTAGGAAAAGTGCTGTCTGCGGAGCAACATCCAAATGCAGACAGACTTCGCCTGTGTATGGTAGACCTCGGAGGAGAGGAGCCAGTGAGCATCGTTTGTGGAGCTCCCAATGTAGCTGCTGGTCAGAAAGTTCCGGTGGCAACTGTAGGGACTACTCTTTATCCTTTTGGAACGGAAGATAAATTTAAAATCAAAAAGCAGAAGGTAAGAGGGGAAGTCTCAAACGGGATGATCTGTGCAGAAGATGAACTGGGCATTGGTCCGGAGCATGACGGGATTTTGGTTTTGGGCGAAGAGGCGGTAGTTGGTGAAGCCGCATTGGGCTACCTGCCGATTGATCAGGATTTTGCTTTAGAAATCGACCTTACCCCCAATCGTATAGACGGAGCCTCTCATTTTGGCGTTGCGCGTGATATCGCTGCTTATATGCGCGATAAAAGCAAAGCGAAGCTTCCAGTTTTGAAAACAACGGTTGATGGTGGCGATAAAGAAAATCCCATTCCGGTAACTGTTCTGGATAAAGATAAATGTAAAAGGTATACCTCTTTTTATATAGAAGGAGTTGAGGTAAAGGAAAGCCCGGATTGGATCAAAAAGCGTTTGGCTGCTATCGGCCTCAGACCGATCAATAATATCGTAGACATCACCAACTATGTGCTTCATGAATTAGGGCAGCCTATGCATGCCTTTGATGCAGATAAATTGGAAGGTGGAGAAATCATCGTCAGAACCCTGGATGAGAAGACCAAATTCATTACCCTGGATGGAGATGAAAGAGAACTCTTGCCAGACTCAGATCTTTTGATTTGTGATGCGAAGAATCCTCGTTGTATCGCAGGGACGATGGGAGGATTGAATTCAGGAGTTACGCTTGAAACCAAAAATGTCTTTTTGGAAGTGGCTTATTTTGATCCGGGTACGGTGCGTAAGCAGGCCAAAAGACTGGGCATCAATTCTGATTCTTCTTTCCGCTATGAGAGAGGGGCTGATCCCTTCATGACAGAAGTCGCTGCGAGAAGAGCTACTGATCTCATCCTGGAAGTGGCCGGAGGAAAAGCCTCCAAAATGGCGGATCAGATTCATGCTGACTTTCCCCCATTTGAAATGGATCTTTCTATTCAAAAAGCCCAGAGCATAATTGGAAAGGAAATCAGTCGTTCAGAAATGATCGAAATCCTGGAGTCTTTGGATATTCAGGTAGAAGAAGATAGTGATCAGGATAAACTCCACCTAAAGGTCCCTGTCTTCCGCGTGGATGTTCAAAGGGAAATAGATGTCATTGAGGAAATTTTAAGGGTATATGGCTATAATAATATAGATATTCCCGAAAAACTCAATGCCTCTCTGACCTTTAGCCAATACAGAGATGATTTCCGATTGAGAGAAACCTACTCCAATCAACTCGCCGCAAATGGCTTTTATGAAATCATGACCAATTCTTTGGTTTCTGTGAAATTTGGGAATGAAAAAGCAGTTCCCATACTAAATCCGCTAAGTGAAGATTTGGGAATCATGCGTCAATCCATGCTACCTGGCGCCCTGGAATCGATTCAATACAATCAAAACCGCCAGCAAGAAGATGTCGCTTTCTTTGAGTTTGGCAAGACCTATAAAATGGGGGGAGATGAATACCAGGAAAGACAATGGTTGGCCCTGAGTATAAGTGGAAAACTCTCAGGTCCTCATTGGGGAGGTAAAGGAAAAGCAAGCAGCCTATATAGCATGGGGAAAGAAGTTGAAAGACTTCAACGTTGGTTTTCATTTAAGGGAAAGATCAGAGAAATCGAGCATGAAGAATTCGATTATGGACTCGAACTGATTTATGATCGCCAGTCTATCCTGAGATATGGCAAGGTGAAAGCTAGCCTTAGCGAGCAGTTTGATCTCAGAAATGAGGTCTTCTATATGCTGATCGACTGGTCCAAGTTGATAGAAGTCTACCACAGCGATGTTCCCAAGTTTGCACCCATCCCACAATTTCCTTCCATTCGGAGAGATATCAGTATGCTTCTGGGGAAAGATGCGCAATTTTCCGATATCCAGGCCCTCATTCAAAAAGCAAATCCCAAACTCATTCGTTCTGTAGAATTGCATGATGTCTATATGGGAGATAAGATTGAGAGTGGTAAAAAAAGCTATTTGATCTCCATCGAATTACAGGATGATCGCAAGACCCTTGATGATTCGACGGCTGATAAAGTGATGATGCATTTGTACAAACAGCTTGAGCGTCAGATGGAAGTGGAAATTAGAAGGTAG
- a CDS encoding ATP-binding protein: MIWTNTGRIRAKYLLDSAKKTLKAGRTAALLAVPVIGIFAVFDVIGFNFREGIPWRIAGLAPFVIFLLLSFTLFRKKMNWVIPFNALNVLGLGVMMAGLAYQIFLSSTPPLQLKYGVTVGYTAVLFISLIIAEGARPYLPYLIILPLGILTVVLLNSPQMLLSDWSFLSNVFIVAIVVMIFARSQEKASYKSFEKQELIYTRENELEVQKEKLEIANQELQAYNDSVSNDLRNPLRSILLNATLLGDKLSAYFSDNDKQNLLSLRQNALKMNEIIDDMLAYSKVGNRDIQKQELDMRKMFREIFQELVQTEAPKRTIRFYIGEIEGAFGDKIMIEQVIRHLLSNALQFTQSREKAEIEVRGYPDNAQYVYSVKDNGIGLETGQNDEMFRNAHGLNGDVEYYSGGVGLAIVKKIIHRHGGRVWASGNEEDGAIFYFSLNKVPSFAPNKLIAS; the protein is encoded by the coding sequence ATGATTTGGACTAATACGGGACGAATACGGGCAAAGTATTTACTCGATTCTGCTAAGAAAACCCTTAAAGCTGGTCGTACAGCTGCTCTACTCGCCGTTCCGGTGATCGGAATATTCGCCGTTTTTGATGTCATTGGATTCAATTTTCGTGAAGGAATCCCCTGGCGGATAGCCGGATTAGCACCCTTTGTAATTTTCCTGCTCTTATCCTTCACCCTATTCAGAAAAAAAATGAATTGGGTAATCCCCTTCAATGCCCTCAATGTTTTGGGACTGGGGGTGATGATGGCTGGATTGGCGTATCAGATATTTTTAAGCTCAACACCTCCACTACAATTGAAATACGGAGTTACCGTTGGATATACGGCTGTTCTTTTTATTTCATTGATTATTGCAGAAGGCGCCCGCCCTTATTTGCCCTATCTTATCATACTTCCTTTAGGGATTTTGACAGTTGTCCTCTTGAATTCTCCCCAAATGCTCCTGAGTGACTGGTCCTTTCTCTCAAATGTCTTTATCGTAGCTATCGTAGTTATGATATTTGCGAGGTCTCAGGAAAAAGCTTCCTATAAAAGCTTTGAGAAACAGGAGTTGATTTATACCCGTGAAAATGAATTAGAGGTTCAAAAAGAAAAACTGGAGATTGCCAATCAGGAACTTCAGGCTTATAATGATTCTGTATCCAACGACTTAAGAAATCCTCTGAGAAGCATTTTGCTAAATGCCACTTTACTAGGAGATAAACTTTCTGCCTATTTTTCAGATAACGATAAACAAAACCTGCTTTCTCTTCGTCAAAATGCGCTTAAAATGAATGAGATCATTGACGATATGCTCGCTTATTCTAAAGTGGGTAATCGAGACATTCAGAAGCAGGAATTGGATATGCGGAAAATGTTTCGTGAAATTTTCCAGGAATTGGTCCAAACAGAAGCTCCTAAAAGAACCATTCGGTTTTACATAGGAGAGATTGAAGGCGCCTTTGGAGATAAGATTATGATCGAACAGGTCATCCGCCACCTATTGAGCAATGCCCTCCAATTTACCCAGTCGAGAGAAAAAGCTGAGATAGAAGTTCGGGGTTATCCCGACAATGCACAATATGTCTATTCTGTGAAAGACAATGGCATTGGATTAGAGACGGGTCAAAATGATGAAATGTTCCGCAATGCACATGGATTGAATGGAGATGTAGAATACTATTCAGGAGGCGTAGGACTGGCCATTGTCAAAAAGATTATTCACCGCCATGGTGGAAGGGTATGGGCCTCTGGAAATGAGGAAGATGGGGCTATTTTTTACTTTTCCCTCAACAAAGTTCCCAGCTTTGCCCCGAATAAATTGATCGCAAGCTAA
- a CDS encoding aconitate hydratase gives MVFDLEMIKQVYGQLPAKIKAAREVLGHPMTLTEKILYSHLHSSTPLKAFERGKDYVDFAPDRVAMQDATAQMALLQFMMAGKKKVAVPSTVHCDHLIQAKIGADTDLQNAIDTNKEVYDFLAAVSNKYGIGFWKPGAGIIHQVVLENYAFPGGMMIGTDSHTPNAGGLGMVAVGVGGADAVDVMADMPWELKMPKIIGVHLTGTLNGWASAKDVILKVAGILTVKGGTGAIVEYFGEGAKSLSCTGKGTIGNMGAEIGATTSTFGYDEAMARYLRATDRAELADLCDTVAEHLTGDAEAYADPQKHFDQVIEINLSELEPHINGPFTPDLAWPLSKFADAVKENNYPQELQVGLIGSCTNSSYEDLDRAASVARQATAKGLKTKAEFTVTPGSEQVRFTVERDGLLDAFTDMGGVVLANACGPCIGQWARHNDNPEQKNSIITSFNRNFAKRNDGNPNTNAFVASPELVTAFAIAGDLTFNPLTDKLVNENGQEVMLDPPVGEELPEKGFDVEDAGFIPPIEDGSGVEVVVNESSERLELLTPFQAWDGKDLTGLSLAIKAFGKCTTDHISMAGPWLRYRGHLDNISNNLMLGAINAFTKKANSKNKLTGEYDENPKVIRAYKNAGIQSIIIGDENYGEGSSREHAAMEPRHMGVRAVIVKSFARIHETNLKKQGMLGLTFANPSDYDLIQEDDTFDIMVTEFTPGKQLKVVAHHKDGSSDVIMCNHTYNEAQIGWFKAGSALNKIREEQGV, from the coding sequence ATGGTGTTTGACTTAGAAATGATCAAACAGGTATATGGGCAGCTGCCTGCTAAAATAAAAGCTGCACGCGAAGTTTTGGGTCATCCCATGACCCTTACTGAAAAAATCCTTTATTCTCACCTCCATTCGTCGACACCTCTCAAAGCCTTCGAACGTGGAAAAGATTATGTAGACTTTGCTCCCGACCGGGTAGCAATGCAGGATGCCACTGCTCAAATGGCCCTGCTACAATTCATGATGGCTGGTAAAAAGAAAGTTGCTGTTCCTTCTACCGTTCATTGTGATCACTTGATCCAGGCCAAAATTGGCGCGGATACAGATTTGCAAAATGCAATCGATACCAATAAAGAAGTATATGACTTCCTCGCGGCTGTTTCCAATAAATATGGAATCGGTTTCTGGAAGCCAGGTGCAGGTATCATTCACCAGGTTGTTCTGGAAAACTATGCCTTCCCGGGAGGTATGATGATCGGTACTGACTCACATACCCCGAATGCCGGTGGTTTGGGAATGGTAGCCGTAGGAGTAGGGGGTGCTGATGCTGTGGATGTCATGGCTGATATGCCCTGGGAATTGAAAATGCCTAAAATTATTGGGGTTCACCTTACAGGTACCCTCAATGGATGGGCTTCTGCAAAAGATGTGATTCTTAAAGTCGCAGGTATTCTTACTGTTAAAGGAGGAACCGGAGCGATTGTAGAATATTTTGGAGAAGGTGCAAAAAGCCTTTCTTGTACAGGAAAAGGAACCATCGGTAATATGGGAGCTGAGATCGGAGCCACGACTTCTACTTTCGGGTATGATGAAGCGATGGCACGTTACCTCAGAGCTACCGATCGTGCAGAGCTTGCTGATCTTTGTGATACAGTAGCAGAGCACCTGACAGGAGACGCAGAAGCATATGCTGATCCACAAAAACATTTCGATCAGGTAATTGAGATCAACCTGAGCGAATTGGAGCCACACATCAACGGTCCTTTTACGCCAGACCTCGCATGGCCCCTTTCCAAGTTTGCTGATGCAGTAAAAGAAAACAACTATCCTCAGGAGCTTCAGGTAGGCTTGATTGGTTCTTGTACCAACTCTTCCTATGAAGACCTTGACCGCGCTGCTTCTGTAGCTCGTCAGGCAACTGCGAAAGGATTGAAAACCAAAGCTGAATTTACCGTTACTCCCGGTTCTGAACAGGTGAGATTTACGGTTGAAAGAGATGGCTTGTTGGACGCCTTTACTGATATGGGAGGAGTTGTTTTGGCGAATGCTTGTGGACCTTGTATCGGTCAGTGGGCTCGTCACAATGATAATCCTGAGCAAAAGAACTCTATCATTACTTCTTTCAATAGAAACTTTGCCAAAAGAAATGATGGCAACCCTAATACCAATGCCTTTGTAGCCTCTCCTGAATTGGTTACGGCTTTTGCTATTGCAGGTGATCTTACTTTCAATCCATTGACAGACAAACTGGTCAATGAAAATGGTCAGGAAGTAATGCTGGATCCACCGGTAGGGGAAGAGCTTCCGGAAAAAGGATTTGATGTAGAAGATGCGGGATTCATTCCTCCGATCGAAGATGGCAGTGGAGTAGAGGTTGTTGTAAATGAAAGTTCAGAGCGACTTGAACTCCTGACTCCATTTCAAGCATGGGATGGTAAAGATCTTACAGGCCTAAGCCTTGCGATCAAAGCTTTTGGAAAATGTACTACTGACCATATTTCTATGGCAGGTCCCTGGTTGCGCTATCGTGGCCACCTGGACAACATCTCCAATAACCTTATGCTGGGTGCTATCAATGCTTTCACTAAGAAAGCCAATAGCAAAAACAAATTGACCGGTGAGTATGATGAGAATCCAAAAGTAATCAGAGCTTATAAGAATGCCGGAATCCAATCTATAATCATCGGTGATGAGAATTATGGAGAAGGTTCTTCTCGTGAGCATGCTGCGATGGAGCCTCGTCATATGGGAGTGAGAGCAGTTATCGTTAAGTCTTTTGCTCGTATCCACGAGACCAACCTCAAGAAACAAGGGATGTTGGGACTGACTTTTGCCAATCCTTCCGACTATGACCTCATCCAGGAAGATGACACCTTTGATATCATGGTTACAGAGTTTACCCCAGGTAAGCAGCTGAAAGTAGTTGCTCACCACAAAGACGGTAGCAGTGATGTGATCATGTGTAATCACACCTACAATGAAGCCCAAATCGGTTGGTTCAAAGCAGGTAGTGCACTTAACAAGATTCGCGAAGAACAAGGTGTGTAA
- a CDS encoding P1 family peptidase: MLRYLLTLFLISSLLSAQNLRERGIEIGVLPSGPQNAITDVAGVKVGHATIRKGRKVRTGVTAIIPHDGNIFQDKVPAAMHLGNGFGKLTGFSQVEELGNIETPIILTNTLSVPTAADALIDYTFSFEENDEVRSVNPIVGETNDGYLNDIRGRHVKKAHVLEALKNAKTGEVEEGCVGAGTGTICFGWKGGIGTSSRKLPEELGGYTVGVLVQSNFGGVLEIAGVPIGTELGQYYFKNVIESADGSCMIVVATDAPLDARNLKRLAKRALLGLGKTGGVMSNGSGDYVIAFSTAEENRIPYQSEEATQEIKVLRNGSMTPLFMATIEATEEAILNSLFAAETTTGQEGRKIEALPVKKVMRIMREYGRR, encoded by the coding sequence ATGCTACGCTACCTTCTTACACTTTTCTTGATTTCCAGTCTCCTGTCTGCCCAAAACCTCCGGGAAAGAGGCATAGAAATCGGTGTTCTTCCTAGTGGTCCGCAAAATGCGATCACGGATGTTGCAGGAGTAAAGGTGGGACATGCTACAATCAGGAAAGGGAGAAAAGTCCGTACAGGAGTCACAGCAATCATTCCTCATGACGGGAATATTTTCCAGGACAAGGTTCCGGCAGCTATGCATTTAGGAAATGGATTTGGCAAGCTTACAGGCTTCAGTCAGGTAGAGGAACTGGGCAATATAGAAACCCCCATTATCCTCACAAATACCCTGAGTGTTCCTACCGCTGCTGATGCCTTGATAGACTATACTTTTTCCTTTGAGGAAAATGATGAGGTTCGGTCAGTCAATCCGATCGTAGGAGAAACCAATGATGGTTACCTCAATGATATTCGAGGCAGGCATGTAAAAAAAGCCCATGTCCTGGAGGCTTTAAAAAATGCAAAAACAGGAGAAGTCGAAGAAGGTTGTGTAGGAGCAGGAACAGGTACGATCTGTTTTGGATGGAAAGGAGGGATCGGAACTTCTTCCCGCAAGCTTCCAGAAGAATTGGGAGGCTATACGGTCGGAGTTTTGGTACAAAGCAATTTTGGGGGAGTGTTGGAAATCGCGGGGGTACCTATTGGGACAGAGCTGGGACAGTATTATTTCAAGAATGTCATAGAAAGCGCTGACGGCTCTTGTATGATCGTGGTTGCAACCGATGCACCACTTGATGCCCGCAACCTAAAAAGACTGGCTAAGAGGGCCTTATTAGGCTTAGGTAAAACCGGAGGAGTAATGTCCAATGGAAGTGGCGATTACGTAATCGCCTTTTCCACTGCTGAAGAAAATAGAATCCCTTACCAAAGTGAAGAAGCTACTCAGGAGATAAAGGTGCTCCGTAATGGCAGCATGACGCCTTTATTCATGGCGACCATTGAAGCTACAGAAGAAGCCATACTCAATTCTTTATTCGCGGCAGAAACTACGACAGGGCAGGAGGGGAGGAAGATTGAGGCTTTACCTGTGAAAAAAGTGATGAGGATTATGAGGGAGTATGGGAGAAGATAA
- a CDS encoding MoxR family ATPase: protein MANFSFEIPSISQIKAKYNDPDKYILSEELVSAVKVAMTLGQPLFITGEPGTGKTQLAFKIAHHFQLKNDKGECRPFIFNTKTTSSAQDLFYTYDAVRHFQDANIKGNQEKDTSEYIELQALGKAIALSNPDLLADKSICKGFEGEARHSVVLVDEIDKAPTDFPNDILYEIEHMSFRIKELGKEVMAGQNFRPIIIMTSNSEKNLPAAFLRRCVFYHIPFPGKEQLLEIVRTQLGEDSQYADSALVNHFLKIREMVKKKRPATAELIAWLRMLESEQFLNQNKSLANLSDEQKKLLRFSYSVLAKDKDDLKILEQEFM, encoded by the coding sequence GTGGCAAACTTTAGTTTTGAAATACCCAGTATAAGCCAGATCAAGGCAAAATATAATGATCCGGATAAATACATTTTATCTGAAGAATTGGTCAGCGCGGTGAAGGTGGCGATGACCCTGGGACAACCTTTATTTATCACGGGTGAGCCTGGTACAGGAAAAACCCAATTGGCATTTAAAATCGCCCATCACTTTCAACTGAAAAATGATAAGGGAGAATGCCGGCCATTTATCTTCAATACCAAAACCACATCTAGTGCCCAGGATCTCTTCTATACCTACGATGCTGTGCGGCATTTTCAGGATGCCAATATCAAAGGGAATCAGGAGAAAGATACCTCAGAGTATATAGAGCTTCAGGCCCTTGGGAAAGCGATAGCCTTAAGCAATCCTGATCTATTGGCGGATAAGAGTATTTGCAAAGGATTCGAAGGAGAAGCCAGGCACTCAGTAGTCCTGGTTGATGAGATTGATAAAGCTCCCACCGATTTCCCCAATGATATCTTGTATGAAATCGAGCATATGTCTTTCCGGATAAAAGAATTGGGCAAGGAGGTAATGGCGGGTCAAAATTTTCGGCCTATCATCATCATGACCAGTAATTCGGAGAAGAATTTACCTGCTGCCTTTCTACGGAGATGTGTTTTCTATCATATCCCCTTTCCCGGAAAAGAACAGCTGCTAGAGATCGTCAGGACACAATTAGGAGAAGATTCGCAATATGCGGATAGTGCCTTGGTCAATCATTTTTTGAAAATCCGGGAAATGGTGAAGAAGAAAAGACCGGCAACTGCTGAGTTGATTGCCTGGTTGCGGATGCTGGAATCAGAACAATTTTTGAATCAAAATAAAAGCCTGGCAAACCTTTCCGATGAGCAAAAGAAGTTACTGCGTTTTAGTTATTCGGTTCTCGCAAAGGATAAAGATGATTTGAAGATTTTAGAACAGGAATTTATGTAA
- a CDS encoding CHAT domain-containing protein produces MSAHKPVILLTFANPSSVPEAYLPWLNKEAESVYRHLIPYEIDDKCNLDQLNNASLDQVFNTVEAWSNKKEIILFHYGGHAEGGGLMLTSHKGDMQEAKAEGLAKLLGSLPSLKLVFLNGCSTLPQLELLLDNGVKAVIATSEPIRDDMAYDFADRFYQNLSSGISIRDSFDRARIFLETKYKLSLDQPLPYRKITFKGKETKKDELPWGLYFHPDHERVLDWKLPQEKEEKEQFSIRDKYTCDRADQNSRFRSQFIKNRSASKFQFYVIHGAEEQSPNGLFNRFVLEHIAPTYERYFHKIIAQEEAANYEDAKMNAVSAFFRALELNPNHYPGELNIETLAKSKIAREVDCIVLMFRIYSSEWKPFTRKYLNWVIRKFCDSSRLPNHAPDFIVFANIVYDNESKGKFKALLGRNPAAKVRKTVNDFVDVRPLPELPPVLPKDLSKWMDRLTDDYDRKQELMEKYFPEKEKLPMSKVEKKLERIIEEFNQ; encoded by the coding sequence TTGTCTGCTCACAAACCTGTCATACTACTTACTTTTGCCAATCCTTCCTCTGTTCCCGAGGCCTATCTCCCCTGGCTCAATAAGGAAGCTGAAAGTGTCTACCGGCACCTGATTCCCTATGAGATAGATGATAAATGCAACCTGGATCAGCTCAATAATGCAAGTCTGGATCAGGTATTCAATACGGTAGAAGCCTGGAGTAATAAAAAAGAAATCATCCTCTTCCATTATGGAGGACATGCAGAAGGCGGAGGCTTAATGCTTACTTCTCATAAAGGAGATATGCAGGAAGCTAAAGCGGAGGGCCTGGCAAAACTATTGGGTAGCCTTCCCTCTTTAAAGCTGGTTTTCCTCAATGGCTGCTCTACCCTCCCCCAATTGGAACTATTGCTGGATAATGGGGTGAAGGCAGTAATCGCTACCTCGGAACCTATCAGGGATGATATGGCCTATGACTTTGCAGATCGTTTTTATCAAAACCTGAGTTCCGGAATAAGCATTCGCGATTCTTTTGACCGGGCTCGGATCTTTTTGGAAACTAAATACAAGCTGAGCCTGGATCAGCCGCTGCCTTATAGAAAAATCACCTTTAAGGGGAAAGAAACGAAGAAGGATGAATTGCCCTGGGGACTCTACTTTCATCCGGATCACGAGAGAGTCCTGGACTGGAAGCTCCCTCAGGAGAAAGAAGAAAAAGAGCAATTCAGTATCCGAGATAAATATACCTGTGACAGAGCGGATCAGAATTCCCGATTTAGGTCTCAGTTTATCAAAAACAGGAGTGCCAGCAAGTTTCAATTTTATGTAATCCATGGAGCGGAGGAACAATCTCCGAATGGTTTATTCAATCGCTTTGTTTTAGAGCATATAGCCCCGACCTATGAGCGCTACTTTCATAAGATTATTGCCCAGGAAGAGGCGGCTAATTATGAAGATGCTAAAATGAATGCGGTAAGCGCTTTTTTCAGGGCCCTTGAACTCAATCCCAATCATTATCCGGGAGAACTGAATATCGAAACCCTGGCTAAATCCAAAATTGCCAGAGAGGTTGATTGCATCGTTTTGATGTTCAGGATTTATAGTTCAGAGTGGAAGCCTTTTACTCGAAAATATCTGAACTGGGTGATTAGAAAGTTTTGTGATAGCTCTCGATTGCCCAATCATGCTCCTGACTTTATCGTCTTTGCCAATATTGTCTATGACAATGAGTCAAAGGGGAAATTCAAGGCCCTATTGGGAAGAAATCCAGCTGCCAAAGTTCGGAAAACGGTAAATGATTTTGTGGATGTTCGGCCCCTGCCGGAATTGCCTCCTGTTTTACCCAAAGATTTGAGCAAGTGGATGGATAGGCTGACAGATGATTATGATAGAAAACAAGAACTCATGGAAAAATATTTTCCAGAGAAAGAGAAATTGCCGATGAGCAAAGTGGAAAAAAAACTGGAGCGCATCATCGAAGAATTTAACCAATAA
- a CDS encoding histidine phosphatase family protein yields MKTLVLARHAKSDWPVGVEDIKRPLKERGQKDAAFLGGLLESKSFMPDRIISSPARRARETAQIIASNLGYEKEIQIEKRVYFQGTEALKEVIRAFPNEWRTAMIFGHNPTMEDMVGSLLGMRADFIMPTSAMACIEIASDSWKHIDTDYLSLRWFLVPRLRRKR; encoded by the coding sequence ATGAAGACTTTGGTTCTGGCAAGACATGCAAAATCTGACTGGCCTGTAGGAGTAGAAGATATAAAACGACCCCTCAAAGAGCGTGGGCAAAAAGATGCTGCTTTTTTAGGAGGACTTTTGGAAAGTAAATCCTTTATGCCGGATCGGATCATATCTTCTCCTGCAAGGAGAGCCAGAGAAACGGCTCAGATCATTGCCAGTAATCTGGGATATGAAAAAGAGATTCAGATTGAAAAACGGGTCTACTTTCAAGGGACTGAGGCCCTCAAAGAGGTGATTCGGGCTTTCCCAAACGAATGGCGTACGGCTATGATCTTTGGGCATAATCCAACCATGGAAGATATGGTAGGTTCCTTATTGGGGATGCGGGCTGATTTTATTATGCCAACCTCTGCCATGGCCTGTATAGAAATAGCTTCTGACTCCTGGAAGCATATAGATACTGATTACCTGAGTTTGCGTTGGTTTTTGGTGCCAAGACTCAGAAGGAAGCGTTAA
- the lipA gene encoding lipoyl synthase — protein sequence MSIATTVLTDKNLPGNGPRPKWLRVRLPYGKAYTEVRKTIDEHKLHTVCESARCPNMGECWGAGTATFMILGNTCTRSCSFCAVATGRPDALDIMEPYRVAKAVAKMGVKHAVITSVNRDEQKDSGSNIWAETVRQIRKHSPGTTLETLIPDVKGRWEMLELITAEKPEIVSHNMETIKRLYRRVRPQARYERSLEQIQRTKAAGCRTKSGFMVGLGEKPEEVYEIMEDLRKHDCDVLTIGQYLQPTKMHLPVEEFIHPDLFAHYEEVGMEMGFSYVESGPLVRSSYHSERHL from the coding sequence ATGTCCATAGCAACAACAGTACTTACCGATAAAAATTTACCCGGCAATGGGCCCAGACCTAAATGGTTGCGTGTTCGCTTACCATATGGCAAGGCTTATACAGAGGTAAGAAAGACCATAGACGAGCATAAGCTACACACGGTTTGTGAAAGCGCTCGTTGTCCCAATATGGGAGAATGTTGGGGAGCCGGTACGGCGACCTTTATGATTCTGGGTAATACTTGTACCCGCTCCTGTTCTTTTTGTGCAGTAGCAACGGGAAGGCCCGATGCTCTGGACATTATGGAGCCCTATCGCGTGGCGAAAGCCGTCGCAAAAATGGGAGTAAAACATGCGGTAATCACTTCTGTGAACCGCGATGAGCAAAAAGACAGTGGTTCAAATATTTGGGCCGAAACGGTAAGACAAATCCGCAAACATTCTCCGGGAACTACCCTGGAAACCCTTATTCCTGATGTAAAGGGACGTTGGGAAATGTTGGAACTTATCACTGCTGAGAAGCCGGAGATTGTATCTCACAATATGGAGACGATCAAGAGGCTTTACAGAAGAGTTAGGCCTCAGGCGCGTTATGAGAGAAGCCTGGAGCAAATTCAACGCACCAAGGCTGCCGGCTGCCGAACCAAATCCGGATTCATGGTAGGTTTGGGTGAAAAACCTGAAGAGGTTTATGAAATCATGGAGGACCTCAGAAAGCATGATTGCGATGTCTTAACCATAGGTCAATATCTCCAGCCTACCAAGATGCATTTGCCTGTAGAAGAATTCATTCACCCTGATCTCTTTGCTCATTATGAGGAAGTAGGAATGGAAATGGGATTCAGTTATGTGGAAAGTGGACCCCTGGTTCGCTCAAGTTATCACTCTGAAAGACATTTGTAG